AGTGTACAGGACTTTTTCGGTAAACTAGGGCACAACTTTAGCCGATGCGCAAGGATTCTTCATGGCGGGGCGCGAAAAAGGCCCGGTGGTTTCCCGCCGGGCCTTCCTGATGCTATGCCAATTCCCGTCAGTTCTTGGCCGTTTCGCCAGTTGCTGAAGTCGGGCGGCGAGCCGGCACGAGGTGTGCGGTCAGCTCCATTCCAGCAGGCGGCGCTGGCCGGTCAGGGCGCGAATGTCCGTGACGTCCTGCGACACTTCCAGGCAGCCAAGGTAGGTGGAGTCTGTGTCGCGCACCGCAAAGTAGCGGATGTGCAGGAACCGCCCGCCCATCTCTATCCAGAACTCCGCCGTGTCCCGCTCGCCTGCCTTGAATTTGGCCAGGATGTCCTCGACCATGTGCACCGATTTCGGCGGGTGGCAGTTGCGCACGTTGCGCCCGATAACCGCCGCGCTGCGCGGAAAGATGCGGTGCGGCACGTCGGAATAGTAGGCCACCCGGTCGTCGGCATCCACGAAGCTCAGGTCCACGGGCAGACTGCGCAGCATCTGGTTGAGCACGTTGGGGGCCAGCGCGCCGGTATCCAGGTGCACCAGTCGGGCGCCCTGCGTCTGGCTGGCGGCGGTGGCGCTGGCCACATCGGTCAGATCGGTCGTCTGCGGGGTCCATTGGTCGCCGGGCGTCACCCAGGCGTAGCCGATTTCGTCCTCGCCGTGGCGCACCCGCGCCCACTGGGCTTCGGTCAGCGATTCCAGGGCCATGGGAAAGAGCACCTTCTCTTCCTTGTAGACCATGTCCTGCACGGCTTCCGCCGCGTCGCGCGCGGCCAGGGCGGCCGTGGTGGCGGCCAGGTTTTCCATGGCCGCGCGGGCGGCCTTGAACAGCCTGCGGATGTCGTCGTGCACTTCCCACATGACCTTGGGCGGCGCTTCGATGCCGTTTTCCTCCAGCAGGGGGAACAGCTGGTTTTCCTTGCGGGTGTAGTGCACTTCGATGTGGCCCAGGTCTTCCAGCAGTTCCTTTACGTAGCGGCTGCTGAACGACCAGGCCATCTCGTCGATGGGCGAGGTGCGGTCGCCGGGGGTGCGGTGCATGCGGTCCACCTGGGCGATGATCTCGTCGGCCAGTTCCATGGCCTTGGCGTTCTCGTCCATGTAGGTGCGCACCGGGTGCCCGGCGGGCGCGGACACCGCCGGGGCCTCGTCCAGCGCCCCCTTGAACAGGTCCACGTGCAGCGAGCACAGGCGCTTTATCTCGGCTTCGGGCAGGCCCTCGGCCACCAGCGCCTGTTCCAGCCGGGCAATGTCCCCTCCGGAAATGTCGCCCACGGCGGCGGCAAAACGCGCCTTCAGCGCCGCCGGGTCCGCCCCGGCGTGCAGTTCGCGGATGAGGTCCTTCAGGGTGCCCATGCGGGCGGTGTCGGAAAGGGGCGCGGCGGCGGACGCGGTTGGCTGTCCGGCATCGCACGGCGTGCCGCAGGCGGTGGCGCAGGGCGATGCCTGTGCCTGGATGGCGGGCTTTGCGCCCGTGCCGGGCGCGCCCTTGGGCACGATGGTCACCGCTTCGACGGAATGGTCCAGCACGCCGCGCGCGATGTGCAACATCAGCCCGTTGACCTCCAGCCCGGCGATGTCCGCCGCCTGCTGCAACGTGGCCACCCGGCCCAGCGTGTTGCGCAGGAGCGGGTTCTTCAGCTTGGCGAAGGCGGGGGCGAAGTCGGCCAGCACGTCGATGATGTAGGGATGTTCGGCAACAAGGTCGTGTATGGACGTGGACGGGGCGAGATGCATGGGGCCTCCCGTGGGGTTTCGTGTGTCTGTCTGCATCCGGCGCGCACGTGGCGGCTGGCCGGAAAGGCGTGGCCGGATGTGCCGTCAGGGCCGGGACTGTTGTTGGGCCGGGACTGTCGTCATGACCGGGACTGTTGTTGGGCCGGAACTGCCGTCAGGGCCGGATATGTAGATAGTGTAGGACCGGACGCGGCCATGTGCCGTGACGGGCGTCACGCCGGACAGCATAGCACGGATGTTTCCGAAGCGGCAGGGGGGCAGGGCGCGCGGCGGTGCCGGGCAGCCCCGGCATGCGGTGCCGAGCGCATGCGTGTCCCGTCCGGCGTTTCGCACACTGGACAAAATGCCTGCGGTCTGCAAAAGCACAAGGGCCGCGTTTCGTCGGCATATCCCCGAACACGGCAGTGGAGCCGTTTCCGTACGCCAGTGCCGCACCGCCCGCGCGGTGCCCCGCGCAGCACGCGACGCCACGATCGGCGCACCCCGTGCGCGGCGCGCCCCCGGCCAACTGCCCGGCGGCCAGGCCCCGGCCCGGAAACCCCAAGCAAGACAACAACTCCGACCAGAGAACAACCCCGAAAGGTGGACCAATGAGCAACGAACCGGACAAGATCATCTATTCGATGATCCGCGTCACCAAGCGCCACGGCCAGCGCGAGGTGCTGAAGGACATTTCCCTTTCCTATTTCTACGGCGCCAAGATCGGCGTGCTGGGCCTGAACGGCTCGGGCAAGTCGTCGCTGCTGAAGATCCTGGCCGGGGTGGACACCAACTTCGACGGCAAGACCGTGCTCGCGCCGGGGCACACCATCGGCTACCTGGAGCAGGAGCCGCTGGTGGACGAAACCCGCACCGTGCGCGAAGTGGTGGAGCAGGGCGTGCAGGACGTGGTCGACCTCGTGAAGGAATTCGAGGAGATCAACGCCAAGTTCGCCGAGCCCATGGAGCCGGACGAGATGGACGCGCTTATCGAGCGCCAGGGCAAGGTGCAGGAACAGATGGACGCCAAGGGCGCCTGGGATCTGGACGCCCGCCTCGAAATGGCCATGGACGCCCTGCGCTGCCCCCCCGGCGACACGCCCGTGTCGGTCATCTCCGGCGGCGAGCGCCGCCGCGTGGCCCTGTGCCGCCTGCTGCTGCAAAGCCCCGACATCCTGCTGCTGGACGAACCCACCAACCATCTGGACGCCGAATCGGTGGCCTGGCTGGAACGCTTTCTCCAGACCTTCCCCGGCACGGTCATTGCCGTCACCCACGACCGCTACTTCCTCGACAACGTGGCGGGCTGGATTCTTGAACTGGATCGCGGGCGCGGCATTCCGTGGAAGGGCAACTATTCCTCGTGGCTGGAGCAGAAGGAAAAGCGCCTGCAACAGGAAGAAAAGTCCGAGGTGGAACGCCAGAAGACCCTCCAGCGCGAACTGGAGTGGATCCGTATGTCGCCCAAGGGCCGCCACGCCAAGGGCAAGGCGCGCATCAACGCCTACGAGGCCATGCTGAGCCACGAAAGCGAAAAGCGCGCCGCCGACCTTGAAATCTACATTCCGCCGGGACCCCGCCTGGGCAAGGTGGTGGCCGAGGCCAAGGGCATCAGCAAGTCCATGGGCGACAAGCTGCTGGTGGAGGACATGAACTTCATCATCCCCGCCGGGGCCATCGTGGGCATCATCGGCCCCAACGGCGCGGGCAAGACCACCCTGTTCAAGATGCTGGCGGGCCTGGAAGCGCCCGACGCGGGCGAACTGAAGGTGGGCGAGACGGTGCAGTTCGCCTTCGTGGACCAGAACCGCGAATCGCTGACCCCCGGCAAGACCGTGTACGAGGTGATCAGCGAAGGCTACGAAACGGTCAAGCTCGGCAACCGCGAGGTGAACGCCCGCGCCTACTGCTCGCGCTTCAACCTGATGGGCCAGGACCAGCAGAAGAAGGTGGACGTGCTGTCCGGCGGCGAGCGCAGCCGGGTGCACCTTGCGCGCATGCTGAAGTCGGGCGCCAACGTCATCATGCTTGACGAACCCACCAACGACCTT
This DNA window, taken from Nitratidesulfovibrio sp., encodes the following:
- a CDS encoding DUF438 domain-containing protein — its product is MHLAPSTSIHDLVAEHPYIIDVLADFAPAFAKLKNPLLRNTLGRVATLQQAADIAGLEVNGLMLHIARGVLDHSVEAVTIVPKGAPGTGAKPAIQAQASPCATACGTPCDAGQPTASAAAPLSDTARMGTLKDLIRELHAGADPAALKARFAAAVGDISGGDIARLEQALVAEGLPEAEIKRLCSLHVDLFKGALDEAPAVSAPAGHPVRTYMDENAKAMELADEIIAQVDRMHRTPGDRTSPIDEMAWSFSSRYVKELLEDLGHIEVHYTRKENQLFPLLEENGIEAPPKVMWEVHDDIRRLFKAARAAMENLAATTAALAARDAAEAVQDMVYKEEKVLFPMALESLTEAQWARVRHGEDEIGYAWVTPGDQWTPQTTDLTDVASATAASQTQGARLVHLDTGALAPNVLNQMLRSLPVDLSFVDADDRVAYYSDVPHRIFPRSAAVIGRNVRNCHPPKSVHMVEDILAKFKAGERDTAEFWIEMGGRFLHIRYFAVRDTDSTYLGCLEVSQDVTDIRALTGQRRLLEWS
- the ettA gene encoding energy-dependent translational throttle protein EttA — translated: MSNEPDKIIYSMIRVTKRHGQREVLKDISLSYFYGAKIGVLGLNGSGKSSLLKILAGVDTNFDGKTVLAPGHTIGYLEQEPLVDETRTVREVVEQGVQDVVDLVKEFEEINAKFAEPMEPDEMDALIERQGKVQEQMDAKGAWDLDARLEMAMDALRCPPGDTPVSVISGGERRRVALCRLLLQSPDILLLDEPTNHLDAESVAWLERFLQTFPGTVIAVTHDRYFLDNVAGWILELDRGRGIPWKGNYSSWLEQKEKRLQQEEKSEVERQKTLQRELEWIRMSPKGRHAKGKARINAYEAMLSHESEKRAADLEIYIPPGPRLGKVVAEAKGISKSMGDKLLVEDMNFIIPAGAIVGIIGPNGAGKTTLFKMLAGLEAPDAGELKVGETVQFAFVDQNRESLTPGKTVYEVISEGYETVKLGNREVNARAYCSRFNLMGQDQQKKVDVLSGGERSRVHLARMLKSGANVIMLDEPTNDLDVNTMRALEDGIENFAGCVLVISHDRWFLDRIVTHIMAFEGDSKVVFFDGNYSEYEEDRKKRLGKDADQPHRIKFRKLTR